The following are encoded in a window of Telmatobacter sp. DSM 110680 genomic DNA:
- a CDS encoding glycoside hydrolase family 3 C-terminal domain-containing protein, protein MKKHQIRLLAATVALCVLIVTARAQDNQKPAYLNPSLPPEQRAADLVHRMTLEEKASQLVNQARAIPRLNVPAYDWWSEALHGVINDGTTEFPEPVGLAATFDAPAIHKMAEAISTEGRIKHGMAVREHRANMFFQGLDFWAPNINIFRDPRWGRGQETYGEDPFLTAHMGVAFVTGMQGDDPKYYRTISTPKHYAVHSGPESTRHIADVAVSKHDEVDTYLPAFRATVTEAKAGSVMCAYNDVNGEPACASQFLLQDQLRGKWNFRGYVVSDCGAVVDIYRNHHFKPSQPAASAISLQRGMDNECVDGGFLVKDDSDYKAYVDAVKQGLLKESEVDTALVRLYTARMRLGMFDPDLDPYAKIDEKELDSQAHRELAHQIANESIVLLKNDDTLPLKTSGLKIAVVGPLADQTKVLLGNYNGKPTHTVSILEGLKKEFSGATVNYVAGTQFLGHDAAPVPTSALSVDGKPGVKVSFSKFDMSNINNPEAMKPVATRIEPTLDAAARPFPPEAASVHPLVIRYEGSITAPETGDYNLGMKASGFFRVQVDGKNVTSSFGGDPYDARLGTVHLEAGKPAVLKVDYSPNEEGKPAAQLVWSKVDLATKPEAVEAAKNADVVIAVLGITSELEGEEMQVSIPGFKGGDRTSIDLPKPEEDLLEAVASTGKPVILVLTNGSALAVNWANEHANAIIDAWYPGEEGGTAVAETLSGKNNPAGRLPVTFYKSVDQLPPFEDYAMKGRTYRYFTGTPLYPFGYGLSYTKFAYSDLSVSTPTVAAGEPVSADVTVSNSGSREGDEVVQLYLKFPSVSGAPNRALRGFQRVHLAAGASQKVHFDLKDRDLSMVTEAGEPVIAEGEYSVSVGGGQPDTSAQTLTKTFHINGTKSMPE, encoded by the coding sequence ATGAAGAAACATCAGATCAGATTGCTTGCTGCAACAGTTGCTCTTTGTGTCCTCATCGTTACCGCCCGCGCGCAGGACAATCAGAAGCCCGCCTATCTCAATCCCAGTCTGCCGCCTGAACAGCGTGCCGCCGATCTGGTGCATCGCATGACGCTTGAGGAGAAGGCGTCGCAACTGGTTAACCAGGCTAGGGCGATTCCGCGACTCAATGTTCCCGCCTACGACTGGTGGAGCGAAGCGCTGCACGGCGTCATCAACGATGGGACCACGGAATTTCCTGAGCCTGTGGGATTGGCTGCGACCTTTGATGCGCCCGCCATTCACAAGATGGCAGAAGCCATCAGCACTGAGGGCCGCATTAAGCACGGTATGGCAGTTCGCGAGCACCGCGCCAATATGTTCTTTCAAGGTCTGGACTTCTGGGCACCAAACATCAACATCTTTCGGGACCCGAGATGGGGGCGCGGGCAGGAGACCTACGGCGAAGACCCATTTCTTACGGCGCACATGGGGGTAGCCTTTGTAACTGGCATGCAAGGTGATGATCCCAAATACTACCGCACTATCTCTACACCCAAGCATTACGCCGTCCACAGTGGTCCCGAGTCCACGCGTCACATTGCGGACGTCGCAGTCAGCAAGCATGATGAAGTGGATACTTACCTGCCTGCCTTTCGCGCAACTGTGACCGAGGCCAAGGCTGGCTCCGTGATGTGCGCATACAACGACGTCAACGGCGAGCCTGCCTGTGCGAGCCAATTCCTGCTGCAGGATCAGCTGCGCGGCAAATGGAATTTCCGGGGTTATGTCGTCTCCGACTGCGGCGCCGTGGTCGATATCTATCGCAACCATCATTTCAAGCCATCACAGCCAGCGGCCTCTGCGATTAGTCTTCAGCGGGGTATGGACAATGAGTGCGTCGATGGAGGTTTCCTCGTCAAGGATGATAGCGATTACAAGGCCTATGTCGATGCGGTCAAACAAGGTCTGCTGAAGGAGAGTGAAGTCGATACTGCGCTGGTGCGCCTCTACACCGCGCGCATGCGGCTCGGCATGTTCGATCCGGATCTCGATCCTTACGCGAAGATCGATGAAAAGGAATTAGACAGCCAGGCGCACCGCGAGCTTGCGCATCAGATTGCCAACGAGTCGATTGTTCTTCTCAAAAATGACGACACGTTACCTCTGAAAACTTCCGGTCTGAAGATTGCTGTGGTCGGCCCGCTAGCTGACCAGACGAAAGTGCTTCTTGGCAACTACAATGGCAAGCCAACTCACACCGTGTCGATACTGGAGGGACTGAAGAAAGAATTCTCTGGAGCCACGGTCAATTATGTTGCCGGAACGCAATTTCTGGGCCACGATGCAGCGCCCGTACCTACTTCTGCTCTGAGCGTGGACGGCAAGCCTGGCGTTAAAGTCAGCTTCTCCAAATTTGATATGAGCAACATCAATAACCCCGAGGCGATGAAGCCCGTGGCCACTCGCATTGAACCCACACTCGACGCTGCGGCTCGCCCATTCCCGCCTGAAGCGGCCAGCGTGCATCCACTTGTGATTCGCTATGAAGGCTCGATCACAGCGCCGGAAACTGGCGACTATAACCTTGGGATGAAGGCCAGCGGTTTCTTCCGAGTGCAGGTTGACGGCAAAAACGTGACCTCTTCCTTCGGTGGCGATCCTTATGATGCCAGGCTCGGCACGGTTCACCTTGAGGCGGGCAAGCCCGCTGTTCTCAAAGTTGATTACTCACCCAACGAGGAGGGCAAACCCGCCGCGCAACTCGTTTGGTCGAAGGTCGATCTCGCTACCAAGCCTGAGGCCGTTGAGGCAGCCAAAAATGCAGACGTCGTTATCGCTGTTCTTGGCATTACCAGCGAACTCGAAGGCGAAGAGATGCAGGTAAGCATACCCGGATTCAAAGGCGGCGACCGCACCAGCATCGACCTTCCGAAACCTGAAGAAGATCTGCTTGAGGCAGTAGCCTCCACCGGCAAGCCGGTCATACTCGTTCTCACCAATGGCAGCGCGCTTGCCGTGAACTGGGCGAACGAACATGCCAACGCGATCATCGATGCTTGGTATCCAGGTGAAGAAGGCGGAACGGCGGTGGCCGAAACGCTTTCGGGCAAGAACAATCCTGCAGGGCGCTTGCCTGTCACGTTCTACAAGAGTGTCGACCAGCTTCCGCCGTTTGAGGATTACGCGATGAAGGGGCGCACCTATCGCTACTTCACCGGAACGCCGCTGTATCCCTTTGGCTATGGACTGAGCTACACGAAGTTCGCCTATAGCGATCTCAGCGTTTCAACGCCAACAGTTGCCGCGGGCGAACCGGTTTCTGCCGATGTCACGGTTAGCAACAGCGGGAGCCGCGAGGGGGATGAAGTTGTTCAGCTTTATCTGAAATTTCCCAGCGTGTCAGGCGCACCGAATCGCGCGTTGAGAGGATTTCAGCGCGTGCACCTTGCTGCCGGCGCGTCGCAAAAAGTCCACTTCGATCTGAAAGATCGCGATCTCAGCATGGTTACCGAAGCCGGGGAACCGGTGATTGCCGAGGGGGAGTATTCCGTCTCTGTCGGCGGCGGCCAGCCAGATACCTCTGCACAAACACTAACGAAGACTTTCCACATCAACGGGACGAAGAGCATGCCCGAATAA
- a CDS encoding transcriptional regulator produces the protein MPELPELNPVIHGKLRLALLSLLVGVEEAEFTWLRSKTGSTDGNLGAQLLKLEEAGYVAVEKKFVMRKPQTLYRITENGRQALAEYVQALKQLLGSAITT, from the coding sequence ATGCCTGAACTGCCTGAGCTAAACCCTGTAATTCACGGGAAGTTGCGACTGGCGCTGCTGTCGCTACTGGTCGGCGTGGAAGAGGCAGAGTTTACGTGGCTGCGTTCGAAGACTGGTTCAACAGACGGCAACCTCGGGGCACAATTACTCAAGCTGGAAGAAGCAGGCTACGTCGCAGTCGAAAAGAAGTTTGTGATGCGCAAGCCGCAGACGCTTTACCGCATCACGGAGAATGGGCGCCAGGCACTCGCCGAATACGTGCAGGCGCTCAAGCAACTGCTGGGTTCTGCAATTACGACTTAG
- a CDS encoding TonB-dependent receptor produces the protein MPWCNSKAMIGVLRQIPRAALACAWLLAIAKLYAQQPVPITLSVVDKSGSVIAGASVQEANGPLLGRTDTNGQLTIHCRIPCRLHVEAKGFAGKFVEVSANTTVQLDPAGSSEQVTVTAYRTPLGTLESPVSTRQLSQTALQSTPSLTLDGKIRQLPGVELFRRSSSLVANPSSQGVSLRGLGSTAASRTLVTEDDVPLNDPFAGWIRWQEQPELSIRSVEMVRGGASDLYGSSAIGGVINVNPVRPTSTLAELTTSYGSQSTYDESALMQSKRGSWGILLAGGALGTDGFIQEASYQRGPVDIASNVHAQNGLLLLDHVHGPLRLFVRGSGFNDARSNGTPQQTNGTRLWRYATGGDWNGPHEGTLTARFYGSAEHFRQVFSSIINTPTATEPTCSYRCGEVPTRLSLSPENELGAVAHWSQPLGAGMVMVAGADVHDVRVWDREQTFGTTAALTNLHDHQRDSAVYAEAMTVHAGWTLTGSGRMDWFQNYDGQSLVWNGITWVPAATQPVQKDQHLFDPRLGVSRKIGAHWALSASGFRAFREPTPNELYRSTQVGNKLTLPNNSLLSERATGWEVGAAGEWRWGTIRTSYFDTQVNRPIVAVTTNPNSSPILLKRNNLGQIESRGVGIDFEVAPQHWLAVDGGYQYAHAIVSRGTQDLGNWIPEVPRNMATLNVRAFRPQIGMLTLQSRVSGHQYDDDANLFLLHGFFRLDAYGSHEFGSHVEFFAAGENLFDRSIEVSKTPTTTLATPRVARAGLNLNLGRAK, from the coding sequence ATGCCGTGGTGCAATTCGAAAGCGATGATTGGCGTGCTGCGGCAAATTCCTAGGGCCGCGCTGGCGTGTGCGTGGCTGCTGGCAATCGCCAAGCTCTACGCGCAGCAACCGGTGCCGATAACACTTTCGGTCGTGGACAAATCCGGCTCCGTGATCGCCGGCGCAAGCGTCCAGGAAGCGAACGGACCATTGCTCGGCCGCACCGATACTAACGGCCAGCTCACCATTCATTGCCGCATTCCGTGCCGCCTGCATGTCGAAGCCAAGGGGTTCGCAGGAAAATTCGTAGAGGTCAGCGCGAACACCACCGTGCAGCTTGACCCTGCTGGCAGTAGCGAGCAGGTCACCGTGACGGCGTATCGCACGCCGCTGGGCACACTCGAAAGTCCGGTGTCCACACGCCAACTTTCACAGACTGCACTACAGTCGACCCCCTCTCTCACCCTCGATGGAAAGATACGTCAGCTGCCGGGAGTTGAATTGTTTCGGCGATCGAGTTCGCTGGTAGCCAATCCATCCTCCCAAGGCGTCAGCCTGCGCGGACTCGGTTCAACTGCCGCCAGCCGCACTCTTGTTACCGAGGACGACGTCCCATTGAACGATCCATTCGCCGGCTGGATCCGCTGGCAGGAGCAGCCCGAACTTTCCATTCGGAGCGTCGAGATGGTGCGCGGCGGAGCCAGCGATCTCTATGGATCGAGTGCAATCGGTGGCGTCATCAACGTCAACCCCGTCAGGCCCACATCGACGTTGGCTGAGTTGACCACCAGTTACGGATCGCAATCGACTTATGACGAAAGCGCATTAATGCAGAGCAAGCGCGGGTCGTGGGGCATCCTGCTAGCTGGCGGTGCACTGGGCACCGACGGCTTCATTCAGGAAGCATCCTACCAACGCGGACCCGTCGACATCGCCAGCAACGTCCACGCCCAGAACGGCCTTCTGCTGCTGGATCACGTGCACGGTCCGCTGCGCCTGTTCGTACGCGGCAGCGGATTCAACGATGCCCGCAGCAACGGGACACCGCAACAAACCAACGGAACGCGCTTGTGGCGCTATGCCACCGGGGGCGATTGGAATGGTCCTCATGAAGGAACTCTTACCGCTAGGTTCTACGGATCGGCTGAACATTTTCGCCAGGTCTTTTCGAGCATCATCAATACTCCAACTGCAACTGAGCCGACGTGCTCTTATCGTTGCGGCGAAGTCCCAACGCGGCTTTCTCTTTCTCCGGAAAATGAATTAGGCGCGGTCGCGCACTGGAGCCAGCCGCTGGGCGCAGGAATGGTGATGGTAGCTGGCGCCGACGTGCACGATGTCCGCGTATGGGATCGCGAACAGACCTTCGGCACAACCGCGGCGCTGACCAATTTGCACGACCATCAGCGCGATTCAGCCGTATACGCTGAGGCGATGACCGTACATGCGGGTTGGACACTGACCGGCTCGGGCCGCATGGACTGGTTTCAGAATTACGATGGCCAGAGCCTTGTGTGGAACGGAATAACGTGGGTGCCGGCTGCCACCCAGCCCGTGCAAAAAGATCAACATCTCTTCGATCCCCGCCTGGGTGTGTCGCGGAAGATCGGGGCGCATTGGGCACTTTCGGCGTCCGGCTTTCGTGCCTTTCGCGAGCCCACTCCGAATGAGTTGTATCGTTCAACGCAGGTGGGCAACAAGCTGACGCTCCCCAATAATTCGCTGTTGAGTGAGCGCGCAACGGGATGGGAAGTCGGCGCTGCAGGCGAGTGGCGCTGGGGAACGATTCGAACCAGTTATTTTGATACGCAGGTCAATCGGCCCATTGTCGCCGTCACTACCAATCCAAATTCATCGCCGATTTTGCTGAAGCGCAACAACCTGGGACAGATTGAAAGCCGCGGCGTTGGCATCGATTTTGAAGTAGCGCCGCAACACTGGCTTGCCGTTGACGGCGGCTATCAGTATGCGCATGCCATCGTATCGCGCGGCACGCAGGACCTGGGGAACTGGATTCCAGAGGTGCCGCGCAATATGGCAACCCTGAATGTGCGCGCGTTTCGTCCGCAAATCGGCATGCTTACTTTGCAGAGCCGCGTGAGCGGGCATCAATACGATGACGATGCGAACCTCTTTTTGCTGCATGGCTTCTTTAGGCTTGATGCCTATGGGTCACATGAATTCGGCTCGCATGTGGAGTTTTTCGCAGCCGGAGAAAATCTCTTCGATCGCAGCATCGAAGTTTCAAAGACCCCGACGACAACGCTCGCAACGCCGCGGGTTGCACGTGCTGGTTTGAATTTGAACCTCGGCCGCGCAAAGTAA
- the tgt gene encoding tRNA guanosine(34) transglycosylase Tgt translates to MSLAFNLLHTTGSGGRRAQMHLPHQTVETPVFMPVGTAGTVKAVPQDVLESLGAQIILGNTYHLYLRPGHEVIRRLGGLHRFISWPRAMLTDSGGFQVYSLAHLRKVTDEGVRFRSHLDGSSHFFSPEHSIDVQIALGADICMAFDECTEYPADRARAEESLRLTMAWARRSLDHFRAHQDEVVWNDNLNGKTQSIFGIVQGGMFADLRRESAERLVEMDFDGYAIGGLSVGEPRELTLEVISEVLPLLPKDKPRYVMGVGFPDEIELYARMGVDMMDCVIPTRAARHGLLFTSQGRVNIKNKQYAEDQGPADPACDCMVCRRYSRAYLRHLMQCKEPLGGTLNSIHNLAYYLGIMQGVRAELAANAETPVAKS, encoded by the coding sequence GTGAGTCTCGCTTTCAATCTGCTCCATACGACCGGCTCGGGCGGGCGGCGCGCGCAGATGCATCTTCCCCACCAAACCGTCGAAACCCCCGTGTTCATGCCGGTGGGAACGGCCGGCACCGTCAAGGCCGTTCCGCAAGATGTGCTTGAATCACTGGGCGCGCAGATCATCCTCGGAAATACCTATCATCTCTACCTTCGTCCCGGACACGAGGTCATCCGCAGGCTCGGCGGTCTGCATCGCTTCATCAGCTGGCCCCGCGCCATGCTGACCGACTCCGGAGGCTTTCAGGTCTACAGCCTCGCCCACTTGCGCAAAGTCACCGATGAGGGCGTGCGCTTCCGTTCGCATCTCGATGGCAGCAGTCATTTCTTCTCGCCCGAGCACTCGATCGACGTGCAGATCGCCCTTGGCGCAGATATCTGCATGGCCTTCGATGAGTGCACCGAGTATCCCGCCGACCGCGCACGTGCCGAAGAAAGCCTTCGCCTGACGATGGCATGGGCGCGGCGTTCGCTCGATCACTTCCGCGCACATCAGGATGAAGTTGTATGGAACGATAATTTGAATGGAAAAACGCAAAGCATCTTCGGAATCGTGCAGGGCGGCATGTTCGCCGACCTTCGCCGCGAAAGCGCTGAGCGCCTGGTGGAGATGGACTTCGATGGCTACGCAATCGGCGGACTCAGCGTGGGCGAGCCGCGTGAATTGACGCTCGAAGTCATCAGCGAAGTTCTGCCCTTGTTGCCGAAGGATAAACCGCGCTACGTGATGGGCGTCGGCTTTCCCGACGAAATCGAACTATACGCGCGCATGGGCGTGGACATGATGGATTGCGTGATCCCCACTCGCGCTGCGCGCCACGGATTGCTGTTCACCAGTCAGGGGCGCGTGAATATAAAGAACAAGCAATACGCTGAGGACCAGGGACCCGCTGATCCCGCCTGCGACTGCATGGTGTGCCGTCGATACTCACGCGCCTATCTGCGTCACTTGATGCAGTGCAAAGAGCCGCTCGGCGGGACGCTCAATTCGATTCACAACCTCGCCTACTACCTCGGCATCATGCAGGGAGTGAGAGCCGAACTCGCTGCCAACGCCGAGACGCCCGTGGCTAAGTCGTAA
- a CDS encoding sigma-70 family RNA polymerase sigma factor → MQDDGSSVLDKFRQGDGHAFETLFRMHQRSVYGWVLRIVRDPGAAEDVTVEAFWRMHRAHARFDSARGFEPWARRIATHAALDWLRRKKPEDGMAPELWNSVAAGATSDAAVNAEIRMKTAQAFARLPAKLRVTATLAVVEERPQKEVAEALGITVAAVKLRVFRALRLLRKDLSEMGIKP, encoded by the coding sequence ATGCAGGACGACGGAAGCAGCGTCCTCGACAAGTTTCGCCAAGGTGACGGGCACGCCTTCGAAACGCTCTTCCGCATGCATCAGCGTTCCGTTTACGGCTGGGTACTGCGCATCGTGCGTGATCCAGGAGCGGCGGAAGACGTAACTGTGGAGGCATTCTGGCGGATGCATCGGGCCCACGCGCGATTCGATTCAGCGCGCGGATTTGAACCGTGGGCACGGCGCATCGCCACGCACGCTGCATTGGATTGGCTGCGCAGGAAGAAACCCGAAGACGGCATGGCTCCGGAATTATGGAACAGCGTGGCAGCTGGTGCAACCAGCGATGCAGCCGTGAACGCGGAGATTCGAATGAAAACCGCGCAGGCGTTCGCGCGTTTGCCGGCGAAGTTGCGCGTGACTGCGACTCTGGCGGTGGTGGAAGAGCGGCCGCAAAAAGAAGTAGCCGAGGCACTGGGAATTACGGTGGCAGCCGTAAAGCTGAGAGTATTTCGGGCACTGCGCTTGTTGAGAAAAGATTTGAGTGAAATGGGGATCAAACCATGA
- a CDS encoding alpha/beta hydrolase produces MLLIARQFGIVLLFSFSMAIAQQQAAQPTTAAEAPNRDTSYIDANGTAHVTRVVPVPQTVSPEAQKSISRAEPDQGPPEPLEARRKGTDAYTARARVEWTTICPNTIVEDKMAGVPVRIVTPEGSSEKNRDKVLLNLHGGGFNSDSGSYTESIPIASYTGIKVVAVLYRLSPEVKFPAAVDDSIAVYKELLKTYKPGHIVIYGTSAGAILTAEVAAKIKQLGLPMPAALGIFSGMGDFARAGDSVAMYALRGLAGHLDPPEPGAHDPFYVASADPKDTILSPIYGDLHGLPPTLFVTSGRDLLLSGTVNLHRAYLLAGVDARLMVYDALPHAFWYNPQLPEAIEANHIMADFFVKQLRK; encoded by the coding sequence ATGCTGCTGATCGCTCGTCAATTTGGAATCGTTCTACTGTTTTCGTTCTCGATGGCTATTGCGCAACAGCAGGCTGCGCAGCCCACTACGGCCGCTGAGGCGCCTAACCGCGACACCAGCTACATCGACGCCAACGGCACGGCGCACGTCACGCGCGTTGTTCCGGTGCCGCAGACCGTCAGCCCGGAGGCGCAGAAATCCATCAGCCGCGCCGAACCGGACCAGGGCCCACCCGAGCCGCTCGAGGCGCGCCGTAAAGGGACCGATGCCTATACAGCTCGCGCGCGTGTGGAGTGGACCACGATCTGTCCGAACACCATCGTTGAAGACAAGATGGCGGGTGTTCCGGTGCGCATCGTCACCCCGGAGGGTTCGAGCGAGAAGAACAGGGACAAGGTGCTGCTGAACCTGCATGGCGGCGGATTTAATTCCGATTCAGGCTCGTACACCGAGTCAATTCCAATCGCAAGCTACACCGGCATCAAGGTCGTTGCCGTTCTTTATCGGCTTTCGCCTGAAGTTAAGTTTCCGGCTGCTGTTGACGATTCAATCGCTGTCTACAAAGAGCTGCTGAAGACTTACAAACCGGGGCACATCGTGATTTACGGAACTTCGGCTGGAGCCATTCTCACTGCCGAGGTTGCTGCGAAGATCAAGCAACTCGGACTGCCGATGCCTGCGGCTCTGGGGATCTTCAGCGGCATGGGAGACTTTGCGAGGGCGGGCGATTCGGTGGCTATGTATGCCCTGCGAGGGCTGGCCGGGCATCTTGATCCGCCCGAGCCTGGAGCGCACGATCCGTTCTATGTCGCTTCCGCGGATCCTAAAGACACGATTCTTTCGCCGATCTATGGCGACCTGCACGGACTGCCCCCAACGCTCTTCGTAACCAGCGGCCGGGACCTTTTGCTGAGCGGGACCGTGAACCTTCATCGTGCGTATCTTCTTGCCGGTGTCGATGCGCGGCTCATGGTCTATGACGCGTTGCCGCACGCCTTCTGGTACAACCCGCAGCTACCTGAGGCTATTGAAGCTAATCACATCATGGCGGACTTCTTCGTAAAGCAGCTGCGCAAGTAA
- a CDS encoding Gfo/Idh/MocA family oxidoreductase, whose translation MIGAGAFGRNHLRVYRELELAGEGVALVAAVDPDSARASQAEENFSIPVFASIEELLAADLRLDSATVAVPTVHHHAMASALLEAGLDVLVEKPIAATLIQADELMELAAKNKRILQPGHLERFNPAVLAVQPQLRRPMFFEAHRLSIFTPRSLDVDVVLDLMIHDLDIVLSMANSPVREVRAVGLPILSPKVDIANVRVEFESGCVANFTASRVSTERVRKLRFFQPRSYVSVDYARQDLLVIRLDASVTPEIAAAIASGRVDPAIMAQLAAANAGGVAGMAASPNPGLSFVKPTVTPGEPLRLEVQSFLEAVRTRREPLVTARQGRDALALALEIQATMVAHAHRAGLQDFFAPQSN comes from the coding sequence GTGATCGGTGCCGGCGCCTTCGGCCGCAATCACCTTCGTGTCTATCGCGAACTTGAATTGGCAGGCGAAGGAGTTGCCCTCGTTGCTGCTGTCGATCCTGACTCCGCACGCGCTTCCCAGGCAGAAGAAAATTTCAGCATCCCGGTCTTCGCTTCGATCGAAGAATTGCTCGCTGCCGATCTTCGCCTCGATTCGGCTACGGTTGCTGTCCCAACGGTGCATCACCATGCGATGGCATCGGCGCTTTTAGAGGCCGGTCTTGATGTGCTAGTCGAAAAGCCGATCGCGGCAACACTCATCCAAGCCGACGAGCTTATGGAGTTGGCAGCTAAGAACAAACGCATCCTGCAACCGGGCCATCTGGAACGCTTCAACCCGGCCGTTCTGGCGGTGCAGCCGCAACTGCGACGCCCCATGTTCTTTGAGGCGCACCGGCTTTCAATTTTTACGCCGCGCTCGCTCGATGTGGATGTAGTGCTCGACCTGATGATTCACGATCTCGACATTGTGCTCAGCATGGCCAACTCCCCGGTGCGTGAAGTGCGTGCGGTAGGATTGCCCATTCTTTCGCCGAAGGTCGATATTGCGAACGTCCGCGTGGAGTTTGAATCCGGATGCGTGGCAAATTTTACGGCGTCGCGGGTGTCAACGGAGCGCGTGCGCAAGCTCAGATTTTTCCAGCCACGCAGCTATGTATCCGTTGACTATGCGCGGCAGGATCTGCTCGTGATTAGGCTCGATGCGAGCGTTACTCCGGAGATTGCTGCGGCCATTGCCAGTGGGCGCGTTGATCCGGCGATCATGGCGCAACTTGCGGCGGCAAATGCCGGAGGGGTTGCAGGGATGGCGGCGAGTCCGAATCCTGGATTGTCGTTTGTCAAACCGACGGTTACTCCGGGCGAGCCGTTGCGGCTTGAGGTTCAGTCATTTCTTGAAGCGGTTCGCACTCGCCGCGAGCCGCTGGTGACCGCCCGGCAAGGCCGCGATGCGCTTGCGCTGGCGCTGGAGATTCAAGCCACGATGGTTGCGCATGCGCATCGAGCAGGGCTGCAGGATTTCTTCGCGCCACAATCGAACTGA
- the folK gene encoding 2-amino-4-hydroxy-6-hydroxymethyldihydropteridine diphosphokinase, protein MQTAYIALGANLASWAGPPEATLAAAVMRLNELGKITARSSLYSTAPVGYTDQPRFLNSVVALETECEPLALLNKLLVIEKEYGRDRSTGIPNGPRTLDLDILLIGDLEISLSELKLPHPRLTERAFVLVPLHEIAPKLPIAGRGKTVSEFFQMLQKSRKGETDAVVQFESDDWRAAANS, encoded by the coding sequence ATGCAGACGGCCTACATAGCGCTCGGCGCGAACCTCGCCAGTTGGGCAGGGCCGCCGGAGGCTACGCTTGCCGCCGCCGTGATGCGACTGAACGAACTAGGCAAGATAACTGCGCGGTCGTCGCTTTACAGCACCGCCCCGGTTGGATACACCGATCAGCCGCGATTTTTGAATTCTGTTGTTGCGCTTGAAACGGAGTGCGAGCCACTGGCACTACTCAATAAATTGCTGGTAATCGAAAAGGAGTACGGTCGTGACCGCTCGACCGGAATTCCGAACGGGCCGCGGACGTTGGATTTGGATATTCTGCTTATAGGTGATCTTGAAATCAGTCTCTCTGAGTTGAAGCTTCCTCATCCAAGACTCACAGAACGCGCGTTTGTTCTCGTCCCGCTGCATGAAATCGCTCCGAAGTTGCCAATTGCCGGGCGCGGCAAAACCGTGTCAGAGTTCTTTCAGATGCTGCAGAAATCTCGCAAAGGTGAAACCGATGCCGTGGTGCAATTCGAAAGCGATGATTGGCGTGCTGCGGCAAATTCCTAG